The following proteins come from a genomic window of Microbacterium lemovicicum:
- the dnaB gene encoding replicative DNA helicase has translation MSIADISEERLGGPRQYERTPPHDVLAEQSALGGMLLSKDAVADVIESLRGADFYVPKHELIYEAILSLYSHGEPTDVVAVTDELIKTGELQRAGGADYLHTLTSIVPTAANAGYYASIVSERALLRRLVEAGTRIVQMGYQGEGEALDLVNTAQAEIYGVTGADAVEDYVPLTVAVDAAVDEIEAARGRDGQMTGIPTGFAGLDQLTNGLHPGQMIIIAARPAMGKSTLALDFARTAAIGNDMPTIFFSLEMGRSEIAMRLMSAEGAIPLQAMRKGTLDSRDWTTIASVRGRINDAPLYIDDSPNMTLVEIRAKCRRLKQRVGLKMVVIDYLQLMTSGKRVESRQQEVSEFSRALKLLAKELGVPVVALSQLNRGAEQRSDKKPALSDLRESGSIEQDADMVVLLHREAAYEKDSPRAGEADLIVAKHRNGPTDTITVAFQGHFSRFTDMAPVGDFA, from the coding sequence ATGTCGATCGCCGACATCTCGGAGGAGCGTCTGGGGGGACCCCGGCAGTACGAGCGGACGCCTCCGCACGACGTGCTGGCGGAGCAGAGCGCGCTGGGCGGCATGCTGCTCTCGAAGGACGCCGTCGCCGACGTCATCGAGAGCCTGCGCGGCGCGGACTTCTATGTGCCGAAGCACGAGCTCATCTACGAGGCCATCCTCTCGCTGTACTCGCACGGTGAGCCGACCGACGTCGTCGCGGTCACCGACGAGCTCATCAAGACCGGCGAGCTGCAGCGCGCGGGCGGGGCCGATTACCTGCACACCCTGACCTCGATCGTGCCGACGGCGGCCAACGCGGGCTACTACGCCTCGATCGTCTCCGAGCGCGCGCTGCTGCGCCGTCTCGTCGAGGCCGGCACGCGCATCGTGCAGATGGGCTACCAGGGCGAGGGCGAGGCGCTCGACCTCGTCAACACCGCGCAGGCGGAGATCTACGGCGTCACCGGCGCCGACGCCGTCGAGGACTACGTCCCGCTGACGGTCGCCGTCGACGCCGCCGTCGACGAGATCGAGGCCGCCCGCGGTCGCGACGGTCAGATGACCGGCATCCCGACCGGCTTCGCCGGCCTCGACCAGCTGACGAACGGCCTGCACCCGGGGCAGATGATCATCATCGCCGCGCGTCCGGCCATGGGTAAGTCGACGCTCGCGCTCGACTTCGCCCGCACCGCGGCCATCGGCAACGACATGCCGACCATCTTCTTCTCGCTCGAGATGGGTCGCAGCGAGATCGCCATGCGCCTCATGAGCGCCGAGGGCGCGATCCCCCTGCAGGCGATGCGCAAGGGCACGCTCGACTCCCGCGACTGGACGACGATCGCGTCGGTGCGCGGACGCATCAACGACGCCCCTCTCTACATCGACGACAGCCCGAACATGACGCTGGTCGAGATCCGCGCGAAGTGCCGTCGCCTCAAGCAGCGCGTCGGCCTGAAGATGGTCGTCATCGACTACCTGCAGCTCATGACGAGCGGCAAGCGCGTCGAGTCGCGCCAGCAGGAGGTCTCGGAGTTCTCGCGCGCGCTCAAGCTCCTCGCCAAGGAGCTGGGTGTGCCGGTCGTGGCGCTGTCGCAGCTGAACCGTGGCGCCGAGCAGCGCTCCGACAAGAAGCCCGCGCTCTCCGACCTCCGCGAGTCGGGCTCGATCGAGCAGGACGCCGACATGGTGGTGCTGCTGCATCGCGAGGCCGCCTATGAGAAGGACAGCCCCCGTGCCGGCGAGGCCGACCTCATCGTCGCCAAGCACCGCAACGGCCCGACCGACACGATCACCGTCGCCTTCCAGGGCCACTTCTCCCGCTTCACCGACATGGCGCCGGTCGGGGACTTC
- a CDS encoding chaplin family protein has protein sequence MNTFITRALIGTLLAGGVTLLGATVANAAETTGEDGLLSGTQALIDVSAPVDVVGDAVSLIGDSSSTTAPAPAEAAPAPAAEVTTSGLDGILSGDQAIVSVDIPITVTDNAVSVIGDSTVEDAAPAAPAEPAEPAAPAEAPAPEASTSGEDGIASGNQAVVDLDVPVTVGGNAVSVIGDSSVTDTAPAAAPVAPATGGTTTAPVTTGEDSILGGNQVIPVVDIPVTVGGNAVSVIGDSSVTDTAPAAAPAAPATGGTTTAPVTTGEDSILGGNQVIPVLDIPVTVGGNAISVIGDSSVVGGTGTGTGLGGGSPLAPITSGEDGILGGNQLIPVVNLPITVGGNAISVIGDSTVTTPGTPGTPGTPGTPGTPGTPGTPGTPGTPGTPGTPGTPGTPGTPGTPGTPGTPGTPGTPGTPGTPGTPGTPGTPGTPGTPGTPGTPGTPGTPGTPATAGTPAGATVYAAASTAAASTANAPAARLATTGGESALPALLMALVLFGAGAAFLLRRRTA, from the coding sequence ATGAACACCTTCATCACGCGCGCCTTGATCGGCACGCTTCTCGCCGGCGGCGTCACGCTGCTCGGCGCGACGGTCGCCAACGCGGCCGAGACCACGGGCGAGGACGGACTGCTGTCCGGCACCCAGGCCCTCATCGACGTGTCGGCCCCGGTCGACGTCGTCGGCGACGCGGTGTCGCTCATCGGGGACAGCTCATCCACGACGGCCCCGGCACCCGCGGAGGCCGCACCGGCTCCCGCGGCCGAGGTCACGACGAGCGGCCTCGACGGCATCCTGTCGGGCGATCAGGCCATCGTGAGCGTCGACATCCCGATCACCGTCACCGACAACGCGGTATCGGTCATCGGCGACAGCACCGTCGAGGACGCGGCTCCCGCTGCGCCGGCCGAGCCTGCCGAGCCTGCTGCACCCGCCGAGGCTCCGGCCCCCGAGGCGAGCACCAGCGGCGAGGACGGCATCGCGTCGGGCAACCAGGCGGTCGTCGACCTGGACGTTCCGGTCACCGTCGGCGGCAACGCCGTCTCCGTCATCGGAGACAGCAGCGTCACCGACACCGCCCCCGCAGCGGCGCCGGTGGCCCCGGCCACCGGCGGCACCACGACGGCACCCGTCACCACCGGCGAGGACAGCATCCTCGGCGGCAACCAGGTGATCCCCGTCGTCGACATCCCCGTCACCGTCGGCGGCAACGCCGTCTCCGTCATCGGAGACAGCAGCGTCACCGACACCGCCCCCGCAGCTGCCCCGGCAGCCCCGGCCACCGGCGGCACCACGACGGCACCCGTCACCACCGGCGAGGACAGCATCCTCGGCGGCAACCAGGTGATCCCCGTCCTGGACATCCCCGTCACCGTCGGCGGGAACGCCATCTCGGTCATCGGAGACAGCAGTGTGGTGGGCGGCACGGGCACGGGAACCGGCCTCGGCGGCGGATCGCCTCTCGCGCCGATCACCTCGGGTGAGGACGGCATCCTCGGCGGCAACCAGCTGATCCCGGTCGTCAACCTCCCGATCACCGTCGGCGGCAACGCCATCTCCGTCATCGGAGACAGCACCGTCACCACCCCCGGCACCCCGGGAACGCCCGGCACACCCGGCACCCCCGGCACCCCCGGCACCCCGGGCACCCCCGGCACCCCGGGCACCCCGGGCACCCCCGGCACCCCGGGAACGCCCGGCACGCCCGGCACCCCGGGAACGCCCGGCACGCCCGGCACCCCGGGAACGCCCGGCACACCCGGCACCCCCGGCACCCCCGGCACCCCCGGCACACCGGGCACTCCCGGCACCCCCGGCACCCCCGGCACACCGGGCACTCCGGGCACTCCGGGCACTCCCGGTACCCCGGCCACTGCCGGAACACCCGCGGGCGCGACCGTCTACGCCGCCGCGTCGACCGCAGCCGCGTCGACCGCGAACGCCCCGGCCGCGCGCCTGGCGACCACCGGAGGAGAGAGCGCCCTTCCGGCACTCCTGATGGCACTCGTGCTGTTCGGAGCCGGCGCGGCGTTCCTGCTGCGGCGCCGCACCGCCTGA
- the rplI gene encoding 50S ribosomal protein L9, which yields MSKLILTNEVAGLGGAGDVVEVKDGFARNYLIPQGFAVAWTRGGEKQVASIRAARDSRAIHDHEEAVALKNTLESNKVKLAVKTGSEGRLFGSVKTDHIADAVKAAGLGDLDKRKIHITTPIKSIGEHEATVRLRDDLTAVITLQVVSAK from the coding sequence ATGTCGAAGCTGATTCTCACGAACGAGGTCGCCGGTCTCGGCGGCGCCGGAGACGTTGTCGAGGTCAAGGACGGGTTCGCCCGCAACTACCTCATCCCCCAGGGCTTCGCCGTGGCGTGGACCCGCGGTGGCGAGAAGCAGGTGGCGTCGATCCGCGCCGCCCGTGACTCCCGCGCGATCCACGATCACGAAGAGGCCGTGGCGCTCAAGAACACGCTCGAGTCCAACAAGGTCAAGCTCGCCGTCAAGACCGGCAGCGAAGGCCGTCTGTTCGGCTCGGTCAAGACCGACCACATCGCCGACGCCGTCAAGGCCGCCGGCCTGGGCGACCTGGACAAGCGCAAGATCCACATCACCACGCCCATCAAGTCGATCGGCGAGCACGAGGCCACGGTGCGTCTCCGCGACGACCTGACCGCCGTGATCACCCTTCAGGTGGTCTCCGCCAAGTAA
- the rpsR gene encoding 30S ribosomal protein S18, whose product MAGKSTGDRRKPRKGGKVTAPAKPTRVGLIDYKDVATLRKFISERGKIRARRITGVSVQEQRLIARAIKNAREMALLPYAGAGR is encoded by the coding sequence ATGGCTGGAAAGTCCACCGGCGACCGCCGGAAGCCGCGGAAGGGCGGCAAAGTCACCGCTCCCGCGAAGCCGACCCGCGTCGGCCTCATCGACTACAAAGATGTCGCCACGCTTCGCAAGTTCATCTCGGAGCGCGGGAAGATCCGCGCCCGCCGTATCACCGGAGTCTCGGTGCAGGAGCAGCGTCTGATCGCCCGCGCGATCAAGAACGCGCGCGAAATGGCGCTCCTGCCCTACGCCGGCGCTGGCCGTTAA
- a CDS encoding single-stranded DNA-binding protein, translating to MAGETIITVVGNLTADPELRYTQNGLPVANFTIASTPRTFDRQANEWKDGEALFLRASVWREFAEHVAGSLTKGSRVIASGRLKQRSYETKEGEKRTSMELEVDEIGPSLRYATAQITRAASSGGAGGGQGGGQSRGQVADQPWSTPGSNSGSSNSGADAWSTPGSYGDDTPF from the coding sequence ATGGCCGGCGAGACGATCATCACCGTCGTGGGAAACCTCACGGCTGATCCCGAGCTGCGCTACACGCAGAACGGACTCCCCGTCGCGAACTTCACGATCGCGTCGACGCCGCGCACCTTCGACCGTCAGGCGAACGAGTGGAAGGACGGCGAAGCGCTGTTCCTCCGCGCGAGCGTCTGGCGCGAGTTCGCCGAGCACGTCGCCGGATCGCTGACCAAGGGCAGCCGCGTCATCGCGAGCGGTCGCCTGAAGCAGCGCTCGTACGAGACGAAGGAAGGCGAGAAGCGCACGTCGATGGAGCTCGAGGTCGACGAGATCGGCCCGTCGCTGCGCTACGCGACGGCTCAGATCACGCGTGCGGCCTCCTCCGGCGGTGCCGGCGGCGGACAGGGCGGCGGGCAGTCCCGCGGCCAGGTCGCCGACCAGCCGTGGTCGACCCCCGGGTCGAACAGCGGCTCCTCGAACAGCGGCGCCGACGCGTGGAGCACTCCCGGCTCCTACGGAGACGACACCCCGTTCTGA
- the rpsF gene encoding 30S ribosomal protein S6 — translation MTHQYELMVILNPEIDERQVAPNLDKFLKVITNDGGSIENVDVWGKRRLAYEIQKKNEGIYAVVSFTASSDATRELDRQLKLSEMIMRTKVLRAEEAIAMIASEKQRADEKAARKAARPAKPAVKQDA, via the coding sequence GTGACGCACCAGTACGAACTCATGGTCATCTTGAACCCCGAGATCGATGAGCGCCAGGTCGCTCCGAACCTCGACAAGTTCCTGAAGGTCATCACCAACGACGGCGGTTCCATCGAGAACGTCGACGTCTGGGGCAAGCGCCGCCTGGCATACGAGATCCAGAAGAAGAACGAGGGCATCTACGCCGTCGTCAGCTTCACGGCATCCAGTGACGCCACGCGCGAGCTCGACCGTCAGCTCAAGCTCAGCGAGATGATCATGCGCACCAAGGTCCTCCGGGCCGAAGAGGCGATCGCGATGATCGCGTCGGAGAAGCAGCGCGCCGACGAGAAGGCCGCCCGCAAGGCTGCCCGTCCCGCCAAGCCCGCGGTCAAGCAGGACGCGTAA